TAACAGTGCAAGAACTGAGTCATTTACAAAAAACTGTCTTGTGGGCCAATATCCCATCTGTGACAGAGGccagttaaattaaaaaattaaaaataaaaaaaagagtataaGAAGACTATCTCACCAAAATGATCCCTTAGCTCCTAATGATTTGTAGGCCGGAGGCACCCTGAGTCAGAGGGGATGTCTTTGAACTGGAGAGCCCTGAATGGATTTTTTATCCAGTGTTTATTGACTTTCTCTGTATACAGCATCTCTCATTTCTCTTGCTTTAGGATATGATTTAGCATTACAAATAATAAGAGGCTGAGAAACAGGGACATTGAAAGTGAGTGTGGGAGATGGGGAAACAGTTGATGGACATGTATACTAAGTGGGGTTTATCCATTTCATTGAGGAGAATCTCGTTTATATGCAGTTAAGTGacttgtctgtgtgtgtttgcaaaAAGCTGGAAAACGTACTTTCTGTGGTGCAGATGAAGCAGGACAAAGTGGCAACCAGAACAGTGGGAGAGCTGAACACCCTTTCTTGTGGCTGAGGAGAGGTGAAGAGAATATGTCTATAGGGGAGGGAACGACAAGTAATTTgaaaggacagaggaaaaaatcagaagccTTCAAGGCCAGGCAGAGAgatttctgtataaaatatcTGAGCTGAAAGATGCTGGGAAAGAATGACCTCATCATTATATTTTTAGATCCCATCACTTGCACAGACCTTCCCTCCTGGAGTCACCAGGACTGAGGCAGAACCAATGCCAATGCCAGCGAGAGAAAGGCTTGTCAGATTTCCCAGAGCCTTTCAACTTGACAGGCTTTCCTCTGTCTCTGGATAATGAGGTGTGTATCAGGATTGTAGTCACACTCTCCATACTGGAATTATGCAAATCTTACAGCCCCAGAGGGCTTCGAGCTACTGAAAGGAGCCCTACAAGGACAGACAGCAGAAACTAAGGTATGGCTTTAACTGTTGTGATGACTGATTTTCAGTCATGAGGTTGTATCACAGCAACGAAGACatattacatggaaaaaaaaaaatacctatcCACTCAGAATGATGTCAGATCTTTGCAGTCATGGAGGTACATATGCACATAGCTGAAGTAGCCACTTTTGTTGTGCATTTGATGTGCATGACTAATTTTCATCCAATTAGTAGCAGTGATCTAGATGGATGTATAATCCTTTTTAAGCGTGACCGGGATATTTGTGACTTAATCTTAAGCAACACTCCAGacacaggagagaagaaaaggatcaACTCCAGCTCCATGCTGCTAAAACCCATCATGGACTCGACAGCGATACCACAGTCTGAGAGTCAGGCATAGCCAGCTTCTACAACAAGATGTACACTTTTCTCTGACCTGAGGCGAAAGCATAGAAGTGGCTTTCTTAATGCCCTGTAGCACAAAGCAGATGCTAGCATAAGGCCATGGAGGTGACCCATCACACCTTACATTTAGCAGCCAGTTCTCAGCACTACCATTTAGTTCCTGCAACGTGACCTCAGAAGTACTGAGACATGGTTCACATCTTAGCAACAGCAGTCGtcagcaacacacacacaagttgCTTGTTTCAAAAAGTGGGTCCTAACATGGGTCTTTGACTAATTCATGGTTGTGCAGAGGTGAGCTAAGAATTTCTTTCCCCATCTGGAAATTGTTTCTATCTCTTACTTGTGCTTAAGTTAGTTCCCAGGCTCATGTGTATCAAAGTGATGTAGCATAGTCACTTATATAAGGAAATGGGTTATCTATGATGAAGACAAATATCTTGGAATGAATGACAAAAGGCTTTCTTGAACTTACAGCAATGGATTGGGGGAAAATGGCTTTCCTACAGTTGCCTAGTGCAGCATGCAGGGTGTTTTGAATGCAGTAATTCAGAGAAGTTATCATGTGGAAACACAGTGGCCCAGTGGGAGGTGACCTCCCAGCTTCTGCTCTCAAGAGCAGTCCCCAAGAGTCGTGTAAACATGACCGAAACAAGCCACTGGAAGTGGCCATGATAATTCTAAAGTCATGGGTGCTCCAGGGGATATGGGGAGacatgctgtgtgcattgtCCCAGCCACAAACTTTATTACATGCCACATTCATTTATGAATTGAGGAGACTGTAGGACTGGATTTAGAGATCTGCAGGGACACCAAAAACAAACTTCCCTGTGAGTAGCATGCATAGTAAGCATGTACCCAAATTAGTGGACAGGTATTTTAGGCTAGAAAACTGTATCTGCTTATTATACTTACTAATAAATACATGATCTGTGTAGGTGAAGTTCAAAGTTTTGGTTCCAGGTGCAAGAAAACAGATTGATTTCACACAATTGATTGCCACCCATGTACTCCTTGGCTTACCAAGTACTCTGTGTGTCAAACAGGCCACTTAACaacaaataagagaaaattataATCTATTATACAATTCACAAGGAACAACAGAGGCAGTTATTTGCTGAAAAGTTGCTGATCGTGCAACTAAGAAGTCCTTTAAAGTAAATATGTCATCATTAACTTACCTAGAAAAATTAGTAGTTTTGGCAATATATGACATGGGAAACAACTCCTGGAGATTTTATCAGTGAAGTATGAAATCAGACTTCAAACATAATTTCACACAAAGGTAATATGTCGTTGGTTCAAGATTAGATTGCTCCAAAAGTACATTGGGTTGGCCTCTTTATagcttcatttgcattttacttagaaatgtaaataatggGATGAAGTATTTACAATAATATTATTACCGTAGATCATAACTTGCAAACTGTAAATATTGGAGTCCctagtgaaaaaataataatgagaaagctaaaaaatgtttgaagatAATCAGATGTCTGAAATAAACCGTATACTGTATTCACGTAAACAGTAGCAGAAATCATCTGGATGTTTAGgtagaaaaaaggaagaggaaaaggaaaaggaaaaaagaaaaagaaagaaaaactctggATAATATGAAGTCTCTAAACTGATTTCAATACCTGCTATTCTCAATGACATGCCCAGACATCACTTTACCGCTAGTGCTTTTATATAGGAAAGCATGAGAAATTAATATCTGTGTTTTGTAAAAGTGTTGGCTGTCTCTAAGTGCCAATGATGACAGCTatccccaaacaaaaaaagaaaaaaagatattgaaaaataaataaataaataagagtttaaaataatatcGGAGAAGTGTATGCAGTCGCGCTGGGCCCCGGAGGGAATGAAGGACGgagcgccgccgccccgcccggAGCCGCCGGGGCTTGGGGGGGCGCGGCCgaggcggggccggggcggcggcggggcccggggaGGTGGCCGAGAGCGGCGGAGGAGGGCGaaggccccgccccgcccgcagGAGGGGACGCGTCGCCGGCACCGCCCCCGCCTCGCGCCCGCCCCTGCTTCCAACCAGGTCGGCTCCCGCGCTATAAAGGCCGCGGCGCGGCACCGGGCCCCTCACAGCTCGGCTcaggcggcggcagcagcagcagcagcagcagcgccatGTCCGGCAGAGGCAAGGGCGGGAAGGGGCTCGGCAAGGGGGGCGCCAAGCGGCACCGCAAGGTGCTGCGCGACAACATCCAGGGCATCACCAAGCCGGCCATCCGGCGCCtggcgcggcgcggcggcgtCAAGCGCATCTCGGGGCTCATCTACGAGGAGACGCGCGGCGTGCTCAAGGTCTTCCTGGAGAACGTGATCCGCGACGCCGTCACCTACACCGAGCACGCCAAGCGCAAGACGGTCACGGCCATGGACGTGGTCTACGCCCTCAAGCGCCAGGGGCGCACCCTCTACGGCTTCGGCGGCTAAAGCGCGCAGGCAGCTCTCGGACCCTCTCGACACACCCCAAAGGCTCTTTTCAGAGCCGCCCACCTTGTCTTCAGAAAGAGCTGTGTCGTCTTTGTTTCGTGTTGTGAAACCTTAGCCGCGTACAAAATCTGTTGATTCTTTTAACATCCGCCCCACCAACGTTTTGGTGCCTAGCACCGGATCGGTTTGTCGCCGTGCTTGAGGCcgttctgcagtgctgtgttaCGTGATTCGTTTCCCACTTCCCTTGCTGCTCCTTGCTTTTTAGTAGCGACTTTAGGGAGACTCAGCCGGGGCGCTTCTTAACTGAGAGCGCTGTACGAGCCGGTGGCTCTTCCGAAGGAGGCACCCACCCACCGCTACGAAGAGCAAGCCCGCAATGTGTTGAGGGCAGGCTCCGCCTCTCCCACGGCTGTAGCCGCACCCGGAAAAGCCGCGAGCGAAGGGGCACCGAGCCCCTGGCTCTAGCGACCAAGGCGGGGGGAGGTATCCGCCTTGCCAAGCACCATGAGGGCGCGGGGGAGCCGACTCTTTCCTCCCATTGACTCTGCAGCCCGCAGAGAAAAAGCGCAGCGACCACGCGCGCTGGGCTCTCTTCAGCAGGCAGAGTCCGGCAGCTGCAGGGCCGGGCCGTGGCTCCGGCGGCGAGTGGGTTGAGCGCCCTCGCCCTTCGAAAAGCCCGCGGGGGGCAGCCACAGGCTCCAGCTGCTCCCGCACCCCGGGAGGCTCAACTCGAGCCCGGCTCGCCGGAGCTGGTGGTGCCTGGGCTCAGAGCGCTGCTCCGGGAGGCAAGTGCGGGGCCCACGAGAAACGGCCGGTACTGCTCGGCCGCAACCGAGCTCTCCCATGTGGAGCCTGGACCCGGGTGCAGGGGAAGCATCCCACACACTTCCAGCCAGAAGGGCGAGTGCACCCCCACTCCCTCCTCTACCCCTTCAACAGGAGCGTCTCAAGCTCTTTCTCGAGGCTGGGGGTGGCTCTGAAAGAGCCTTTGGGTTTTACTGGTCTGCTCCGCGCCTGTCTCCGGGGCCTCTTTACTTGCTCTTCGCCTTGTGGCTTTCGGTCTTCTTGGGCAGCAGCACGGCCTGGATGTTGGGCAGCACCCCGCCCTGCGCGATGGTGACCTTGCCCAGCAGCTTGTTGAGCTCCTCGTCGTTGCGGATGGCCAGCTGCAGGTGGCGGGGGATGATGCGCGTCTTCTTGTTGTCGCGGGCCGCGTTGCCCGCCAGCTCCAGGATCTCGGCCGTCAGGTACTCCAGCACGGCCGCCAGGTACACCGGGGCGCCGGCGCCCACCCGCTCCGCGTAGTTGCCCTTGCGCAGCAGCCGGTGCACGCGGCCCACGGGGAACTGCAGCCCGGCCCGCGACGAGCGCGACTTGGCCTTGGCCCGCGCCTTCCCGCCCTGCTTCCCGCGCCCAGACATCGCCGATCGCTCCCTGCGCGCTGC
This is a stretch of genomic DNA from Cygnus atratus isolate AKBS03 ecotype Queensland, Australia chromosome 1, CAtr_DNAZoo_HiC_assembly, whole genome shotgun sequence. It encodes these proteins:
- the LOC118250604 gene encoding histone H2A type 2-C, translated to MSGRGKQGGKARAKAKSRSSRAGLQFPVGRVHRLLRKGNYAERVGAGAPVYLAAVLEYLTAEILELAGNAARDNKKTRIIPRHLQLAIRNDEELNKLLGKVTIAQGGVLPNIQAVLLPKKTESHKAKSK